The proteins below come from a single Oxyura jamaicensis isolate SHBP4307 breed ruddy duck unplaced genomic scaffold, BPBGC_Ojam_1.0 oxyUn_random_OJ54084, whole genome shotgun sequence genomic window:
- the LOC118158862 gene encoding olfactory receptor 14C36-like: TRELQLLHFGLFLSIYLAALLGNGLILTAIACNHHLHTPMYFLLLNLALVDLGSISTTVPKAMANSLWDTRAISYAGCATQVFFFILFVAAEFYLLIIMAYDRYVAICKPLHYGTIMDSRTCVYMAAAAWGSTFLYAVLHTANTFSLPFCQGNVLDQFFCEIPQILKLSCSDAYLREVRLLV; the protein is encoded by the coding sequence ATACACGCGAGCTacagctcctgcacttcgggCTCTTCCTGagcatctacctggctgccctcctgggcaacggcctcataCTCACAGCGATAGCCTGcaaccaccacctccacacccccatgtacttcctcctcctcaacCTTGCCCTCGTTGATCTGGGATCCATCTCCAccactgtccccaaagccatggccaactccctctgggacaccagggccatTTCCTATGCAGGCTGTGCTACCcaggtctttttctttattctctttgtGGCAGCCGAGTTTTATCTTCTCATCATCATGGCCTAtgaccgctacgttgccatctgcaaaccCCTGCACTACGGGACAATAATGGACAGCAGAACTTGTGTCtacatggcagcagctgcctggggcagtacTTTTCTCTATGCTGTGCTTCACACTGCCaataccttttccctccccttctgccaaggcaatgtcctggaccagttcttctgtgaaattccccagatcctcaagctctcctgctcagatgcctaTCTCAGAGAGGTTAGGCTTCTTGTG